DNA sequence from the Epinephelus fuscoguttatus linkage group LG2, E.fuscoguttatus.final_Chr_v1 genome:
gtgtgtgtgtgtgtgtgtgtgtgtgtgtgtgtgtgtgtgtttccagagtGTGTTTCAGTGGAGACCTTGAATGTCTCAACATTGGTTTAGTAACAATCACACTCAGGTTTCCTGCGTCTGGTCTCATTAAGAGGTGGCGCTGTGTTTCCCCTGGATATCCTACAAATCTGATTTCACAGatctttgtgccaaattctTCACACCTCATGTTTGAGTTGACAAAGTCCAGTTGAGTCGGGAACATGACTCTGGTTATAAAGCTCTTATATTGTTGAATATCCAGAAGATTCACTGTTTGCTGAGGAACACTGAGGGTGTTTTTGTCAGGTTAAACATGGAGCCCACCTTTCAGTGACAGCAGGTAAATAAAAACCTGCAGGTCGTCACAGATTTAGTTGAATCTGTATTTTGCATCATGAGATGAATATTTCTAATGAGCACCACAAACCTGTGTCCTCCAGTTAAATGAGGAGATGTCCAAGATCGTCACCAAGGTGCTGGACAACTACCCCGGCAACAACTCGACCACGGAGCAGGCCTGGGACTTCATCCAGAGGAATGTGAGTGAGACGCACTGATCTGGAGTCAGTTACTACACTTTGCTACTTTGCATTAggtttgattttttgttttcagttagtTTGCAGAGCGGGTTTGATTGTTTTTAGTgattcatttcttcttttttaagctttagtttattttttaataattttttactactacttttgatttttttttaattcatgctGTGATATATAGATGCTTCTCCTGTAGTTGTTGAGATGGAGCTTAACTTGAACTGTTAACTAATGATTTTCATTAtgaattaatctgctgattgttttcttcattaatcaattaattatttGGTTTGTAAAGGATCAAAATAGTTTCTTTTCTGTGCAAAAAACTTAATTTGTAAAGCAACAAGTAGCTAAAGCGGTCTGATAAATGTGGTGGAGTAGAAAGTATGAAGTTAAAAGACTCAAGGGAAGTACAggtacctcaaaactgtactttaTCAAGAACACGAGTGTTACTCTGTCTGTAGATGAAGCtgattctgtctgtctgtctgtctgtctgtctgtctgtctgtcctgcagaTGGAGTGCTGTGGCTGGAGCAGCCGTACAGACTGGAACGGTAACATGGTGATCATCAACAGCTCTCAGCTGCTGTTTCCCTGCTCCTGTCAGAACATCTCGCTCGTCACAGGAAACTTCTCCGACAGTGGATTCTGTGAGGCTCAGACGCCCGACTGGCCCGTTTATGACGTGGTAAacagttgtttattttctgttgttattatGTTTACCTGTTTACCTGTTTACCTGCTGAGTTCCTCGCTCATTCACTCCTCTGTGCTGTGTTGGGTGAATCTACTTCAGGGCTGTGCTGACAGCGTGGAGAGCTGGCTGCTCACCAACATCGGGGTCGTCCTGGGTATCTGCCTCGGAGTGGCTCTGATCGAGGTATGTCTCATTCATAAACATGACGTCATAGAGCGGCCTTACACCAAACAATTTTTCAGGTGGATTCAGTGTCACAGATAAATGTCCAGTGTTGGAATAAAATCACGAGTTATACCTCAGCTGGTGCGCTGTGTGATCTCGATCGTTTGGTGTGACATGGTCACAAAACTCAGTCTGAGCTGCCGTCAAGTCAGTTTTTATACAGACTTTaagtttaatatttttgtaAGTATAAAATATTTAGAAGATATCTATTGTTTTAAAGACATACAATGCTTTAAAGATATgaactatttttaaaaaatatagaatatttaGAAGACGTGAAATGTTTCAAAATATCACACATCTTGATGATAAAAATCTTTTGAAGATATAAAATGTGTtcaatatataaaacaaaatgtattgatggctttgttgtttgttggacaGCTGCTGGGGATGATCTCGAGTGTTGTAAAGATATAAAATGTGTTAACGatgtaaaactgttttttaaaaataataaaacatgttgatgtctgtgtttgtttgttggacaGCTGCTGGGGATGATCTTGTCGATCTGCCTGTGCAGAAACATTCACACAGAAGATTACACCAAAGTGCCAAAGTACTAAAGAAGCTCAGAGGAAGTCGACTGGTTCAactcaacagaaacagaaagaacgACAGGAAACAGTTAAAAGATGCGTTTTGTTTTCCGTCATGTGTTTTGGTGAAACATTTTGTccaaatgtaaaataattagTTTGCTTTATATTGAGTTAGACTCTTCTTCTGTTGAGGCACTTCCATCTTATAGTTTTTCTTTGGAGCACTTTAGAGACGTTTTGGATCAGAGAGCGTCGCTGAAAATGTTTGATTAAGTTTCTGTTGTTGGAGAAATTAAATGATGGATCAGATCACAGCTCTCGCTTCATGGTTTTAGTTTCCCTAAAAAATCTGAAGAGAAATCATGTTTCGTGTTTGTGAGGACGAATTCAAAGCTAACGTTTGTGTGACAACAGATTTGGACAACTGGAAAATCcaccttgtgtgtgtggtgtgttgtttttttaatttttatacaCCAGCGTTTTGAGTTATGTGAAATGTTTTTAGTACTTTGTATATAATTTAGTCTTTATTTGTGTGAATCCAAAACAAATCTGCCAGTGTTTTTCTTTAGCAGCTGGTTTTTAAAAGTCGGtcgttgtttttgttttgtttttgtcttttttcgtgttttcttaattttcttctggaaataatagaaataatgagatactaaagAGGAACATTTGAGATACTTGTTTTCTAAAAGTATCGCTCCCAGTTTACAATTGTCTCTGATGACAAGCAcagaaactgttttttaaatggtagctttaagtttttattttacccACGTTAATCTAAAACAAACGAGTTTGAGGAGTGAAAATGTTTCTTATAACCACTTTTTGAAATATGTGAACTTTAAAATATGAGGGAAATTattttggagaagaagaaatATTTTTGGGGAGATCCATCTTGGAAAATTATCTATAGATAAAAATCATCTGAAATTCATTTATGTATGATTTTTAACTTTCAGCCAAGATGTTGTTTTTATAATGTACAAATCCTCCGTCCTGTTTTCTTCCTGTGTACAAACCGTCTGTATGAAACCATCTCATTAACCTTTGTAATAGTTTCTAAGACACAACGAGTTCGTTTGTTTGTAACTTGATGGTCTCCTGGTAGCTGGATTAGAGAAGTGTGTACTCACaacattcattctttcattttgacaataaactgattacagtagtttgtttacttgttgtttgtttgtttttaatccacTTCCTGTGGTTTACCTCCAGTCTTAAAGCCACAGTAATCAGTAATTTGATATTAACAATAAATCAAATGGCTGCATGTGATGTGAACGTGGTCGTTTGTAGTGACGAATTCACTCTCAGCTCATTGTTCTGGTTGTGCAAAATATTTATAAgatataaacatttttttaaagaaataataaaatattttggaGATACTAAATATTCTGAAGAtataaagtattttaaaaatataaaatattctgaagatattaaatgtttttaaaatataaagtatTTAAAAGACAATGTTTTAAGGCTATAAAACATGAGGGTGACACATCTTGAAGATATAAAAAATATAGAATgttttaaacacaaaatatttttgagaTTTGAAGGTATCACATTtttttgaagatatttttttatattttaaaagaataaataaatatttataagataatcattttttaaatatataaaatattttaaggaCACAGAATATTTTAAATCAtatcagcagaaaaacaaagctgCCTGAAATACTCAAAGTAAAGGTCCCTCAAAACTCTACTTA
Encoded proteins:
- the LOC125881164 gene encoding CD82 antigen-like, giving the protein MGKGCLTATKYFLFLFNLIFFLCGAVIMGFGLWLLLDNQSFIVVLNNSTAVKVGCYILIGVGAFSMLMGFLGCLGAIYEIRCLLGLYFTCLLLILIAQIAAGALIYFQKDVLNEEMSKIVTKVLDNYPGNNSTTEQAWDFIQRNMECCGWSSRTDWNGNMVIINSSQLLFPCSCQNISLVTGNFSDSGFCEAQTPDWPVYDVGCADSVESWLLTNIGVVLGICLGVALIELLGMILSICLCRNIHTEDYTKVPKY